In Curtobacterium sp. L6-1, a genomic segment contains:
- the hemB gene encoding porphobilinogen synthase, with product MRRLVAETRLHPAELVLPMFIREGATDAVDISSMPGVQQHSLDSFRRALTEAAEVGVGGVNLFGVPQHKDAVGSGATDPDGILNVAIRIAKEEVGDALVVQSDLCLDEFTDHGHCGVLAADGSVDNDATLLRYRDMAVVQAEAGAELVCMSGMMDGQIAAARDALDVAGHSGTALLAYAAKYASAFYGPFREAVASTLQGDRRTYQLDSGNGREGLREVEQDIAEGADIVMVKPAMSYLDVLARTADTSPVPVWAYQISGEYAMITAAAQNGWIDRDAAAMEALVGIKRAGADAILTYFAVDIARKLNEEAGLRSSGSTADVAGIATTGKAPE from the coding sequence ATGCGTCGACTGGTCGCCGAGACCCGGCTCCACCCCGCCGAGCTCGTGCTGCCGATGTTCATCCGCGAGGGTGCCACCGACGCCGTCGACATCTCGAGCATGCCCGGGGTGCAGCAGCACTCGCTCGACTCCTTCCGTCGCGCGCTCACCGAGGCGGCCGAGGTCGGGGTGGGCGGCGTGAACCTGTTCGGCGTGCCGCAGCACAAGGACGCGGTGGGGTCCGGCGCGACCGACCCGGACGGCATCCTCAACGTCGCCATCCGCATCGCCAAGGAAGAGGTCGGCGACGCGCTCGTCGTGCAGTCCGACCTGTGCCTCGACGAGTTCACCGACCACGGGCACTGCGGCGTCCTGGCGGCGGACGGCTCGGTCGACAACGACGCGACGCTGCTCCGCTACCGGGACATGGCGGTCGTGCAGGCCGAGGCCGGAGCCGAGCTCGTCTGCATGAGCGGGATGATGGACGGCCAGATCGCGGCCGCCCGGGACGCCCTCGACGTGGCCGGCCACTCCGGCACCGCGCTGCTCGCCTACGCGGCGAAGTACGCATCCGCGTTCTACGGTCCCTTCCGCGAGGCCGTGGCGAGCACCCTGCAGGGCGACCGCCGCACGTACCAGCTCGACTCCGGCAACGGGCGCGAGGGACTCCGCGAGGTCGAGCAGGACATCGCCGAGGGCGCCGACATCGTCATGGTGAAGCCCGCGATGAGCTACCTCGACGTCCTCGCCCGCACCGCCGACACCTCGCCGGTGCCGGTCTGGGCGTACCAGATCTCCGGCGAGTACGCGATGATCACCGCCGCCGCCCAGAACGGCTGGATCGACCGCGACGCCGCCGCGATGGAGGCCCTGGTCGGCATCAAGCGCGCCGGCGCCGACGCGATCCTCACCTACTTCGCCGTCGACATCGCCCGGAAGCTCAACGAGGAGGCGGGCCTCCGCTCCTCCGGCAGCACCGCGGACGTCGCCGGCATCGCCACGACCGGGAAGGCACCCGAATGA
- the hemL gene encoding glutamate-1-semialdehyde 2,1-aminomutase produces the protein MTTTNDQLFGRAKDSIPGGVNSPVRAYGSVGGTPRFLVSAKGATVTDAEGREYVDLVASWGPAILGHAHSGTVEAVQQAAARGLSFGASTPGETELAELVKERVQVDGDGPIEKLRMVSTGTEATMTAIRLARGYTGRDLLVKFAGHYHGHSDSLLAEAGSGVATLALPGSAGITAETAAQTLVLPYNDLDAVRAAFDEHSERIAAVIVESAAANMGVLAPEPGFNRALAEITHAQGALLIVDEVLTGFRVGPAGWWGLEADGTVPDGTGWKPDIITYGKVIGGGMPLAALGGRREVMDFLAPLGPVYQAGTLSGNPLAVAAGTATLRAATPEVYAHLDRTADVVSRATSDALSAAGVAHTVQHAGNLFSFAFTETPPRNYDDVRAQDVFRYAPFFHSMLDSGVTLPPSVFEAWFLTAAHDERAVSQILDALPAAARAAAAATE, from the coding sequence ATGACCACCACCAACGACCAGCTGTTCGGCCGCGCGAAGGACAGCATCCCGGGTGGTGTGAACTCCCCGGTCCGTGCGTACGGGTCCGTCGGTGGCACCCCGCGCTTCCTCGTGTCCGCGAAGGGAGCGACCGTCACCGACGCCGAGGGCCGCGAGTACGTCGACCTCGTCGCCTCGTGGGGTCCGGCGATCCTCGGGCACGCGCACTCCGGCACGGTCGAGGCCGTGCAGCAAGCGGCGGCCCGCGGGCTGTCGTTCGGCGCCTCCACGCCGGGGGAGACCGAACTCGCCGAGCTCGTCAAGGAGCGCGTGCAGGTCGACGGCGACGGGCCGATCGAGAAGCTCCGCATGGTGTCGACCGGCACCGAGGCGACCATGACCGCGATCCGCCTGGCCCGCGGCTACACCGGACGCGACCTGCTCGTGAAGTTCGCCGGGCACTACCACGGGCACTCGGACTCGCTGCTGGCCGAGGCCGGCTCGGGCGTCGCGACCCTGGCGCTCCCCGGCAGTGCGGGCATCACCGCCGAGACGGCCGCGCAGACCCTCGTCCTGCCGTACAACGACCTCGACGCCGTCCGCGCCGCGTTCGACGAGCACTCGGAGCGCATCGCCGCCGTGATCGTCGAGTCCGCCGCCGCGAACATGGGCGTGCTCGCACCGGAGCCCGGGTTCAACCGCGCGCTCGCCGAGATCACGCACGCGCAGGGCGCCCTGCTCATCGTCGACGAGGTCCTCACCGGGTTCCGCGTCGGACCGGCCGGCTGGTGGGGCCTCGAGGCCGACGGCACGGTGCCCGACGGCACCGGGTGGAAGCCCGACATCATCACGTACGGCAAGGTCATCGGTGGTGGCATGCCCCTCGCCGCGCTCGGCGGCCGGCGCGAGGTCATGGACTTCCTCGCCCCGCTCGGCCCCGTCTACCAGGCGGGCACGCTCTCCGGGAACCCGCTCGCCGTCGCCGCGGGCACCGCCACGCTCCGGGCCGCGACGCCCGAGGTCTACGCGCACCTGGACCGCACCGCCGACGTCGTGTCGCGGGCCACGAGCGACGCGCTGTCGGCCGCGGGGGTCGCCCACACCGTGCAGCACGCCGGCAACCTGTTCTCGTTCGCCTTCACGGAGACCCCGCCGCGGAACTACGACGACGTCCGCGCGCAGGACGTCTTCCGGTACGCGCCGTTCTTCCACAGCATGCTCGACTCGGGCGTGACCCTGCCGCCGAGCGTGTTCGAGGCGTGGTTCCTCACGGCGGCCCACGACGAGCGTGCGGTGTCGCAGATCCTCGACGCGCTGCCCGCCGCGGCCAGGGCGGCGGCTGCGGCGACGGAGTAG